One genomic segment of Pedobacter endophyticus includes these proteins:
- a CDS encoding response regulator — protein MNRKVLIIEDNDDIREGTAEVLTLAGYEAIAAKNGKAGVEMALQHGPDIILCDIMMPELDGYGVLYLLNKNPKTASIPFIFITAKTERADMRKGMEMGADDYLTKPFDDIELFKAIESRFKKKTAAAGFGASANNLDEVLSELRQKGKNKQIARKQIIYVEGDEPGYLYYVVKGQVKTYKRFKDGRELSSSLYNDGEFFGYESLFTAETYADNAATLIDSEIIQIPKGDFMQYLLSHQAISKKFIDLLSGNVRDKGWQMLQLAYSSVRKRVAEALLQVAVKFGAGESDSCTIKISRDDLAALVGTASETVSRMLADFKEEKLIDKSGNAINILSIEKLRNVKQ, from the coding sequence ATGAACAGAAAAGTTTTAATTATAGAAGATAACGACGACATCCGCGAAGGTACCGCGGAGGTTTTAACACTTGCAGGCTATGAGGCCATTGCGGCTAAAAACGGGAAAGCCGGCGTAGAAATGGCCTTACAGCATGGGCCGGATATTATTCTCTGCGATATTATGATGCCCGAACTTGATGGCTATGGCGTACTTTATTTATTGAATAAAAACCCAAAAACCGCTTCCATTCCTTTCATATTTATTACGGCCAAAACCGAACGGGCCGATATGCGCAAAGGCATGGAAATGGGTGCCGACGACTATCTGACGAAACCTTTCGACGATATTGAGCTTTTTAAGGCCATTGAAAGCCGCTTTAAAAAGAAAACCGCTGCGGCTGGGTTTGGCGCTTCGGCCAATAATCTCGACGAAGTTTTAAGTGAGCTTCGCCAAAAAGGAAAAAACAAACAGATAGCGCGTAAGCAGATTATTTATGTAGAAGGTGATGAACCGGGTTACCTGTATTATGTTGTTAAAGGACAGGTGAAGACTTATAAGCGATTTAAGGATGGGCGTGAACTTTCTTCATCGTTGTACAACGACGGCGAGTTTTTTGGGTACGAGAGCTTGTTTACTGCAGAAACTTACGCAGATAACGCCGCCACTTTAATTGATAGCGAAATTATCCAGATCCCTAAAGGCGATTTTATGCAATACCTGTTATCCCATCAGGCCATTTCGAAAAAGTTTATCGATTTGTTATCGGGCAATGTTCGCGATAAGGGATGGCAAATGTTGCAGCTGGCCTACTCTTCGGTGCGTAAACGCGTTGCAGAAGCTTTATTGCAGGTGGCCGTAAAGTTTGGCGCTGGCGAAAGCGATAGCTGCACCATTAAAATATCGAGAGATGACCTTGCCGCACTGGTTGGAACCGCCAGCGAAACCGTAAGCAGAATGCTCGCCGACTTTAAAGAGGAAAAACTGATTGATAAAAGCGGCAACGCCATCAATATTCTCTCCATCGAAAAACTCAGAAACGTAAAGCAGTAA
- a CDS encoding PAS domain-containing sensor histidine kinase, translating into MDRSKFLDAIIENAIDGIITIDDSGIIEHLNPAALALFGYSRSELVGKNVSTLMPQPDKARHDSYIQNYHNTGQKHIIGIGREVQGQRKDGSVFPFRLGVSEVKFSDRRIYTGFIHDLSKEKASEEQIKSYTEKLEVKIKERTRDLVKLVSELEMAKENMRALFQKEKELNQLKTRFVSMASHEFRTPLSSIQLSASLIDKYTSKNDVSNVEKHTSKIKNSINNLTTILNDFLSLEKLEAGKVEASAQRFNIVSFAEEIAEEMQLMTKQNQHIIYEHTGVTAEVSIDPNLLRNCIINLISNAVKYSGEDTLIQFNTFLTNDKLELEVKDNGIGIPDSDQNNLFEPFFRAHNTGDIPGTGLGLNIVKRYVGLMGGTVYCKSRLNSGTVFTLSFDLMADNN; encoded by the coding sequence ATGGACAGGTCGAAATTTTTAGATGCAATTATAGAAAATGCTATCGATGGCATTATTACTATTGATGACAGCGGAATTATAGAGCACCTGAATCCGGCCGCATTGGCGCTTTTCGGTTATTCGAGATCGGAACTTGTTGGCAAAAATGTTTCGACCTTAATGCCACAGCCCGATAAGGCCCGGCACGATAGCTACATCCAAAATTACCATAACACTGGACAAAAACATATTATTGGCATTGGCAGAGAGGTGCAGGGGCAACGTAAAGATGGTTCGGTTTTTCCTTTCAGGCTGGGGGTAAGCGAGGTTAAATTTAGCGACAGGCGAATTTACACAGGTTTTATTCACGATTTGAGTAAAGAAAAGGCCAGCGAGGAACAGATTAAAAGCTATACCGAAAAACTCGAAGTGAAGATTAAAGAGCGCACCCGCGATTTGGTGAAACTTGTTTCGGAACTTGAGATGGCTAAAGAAAATATGCGTGCGTTGTTTCAAAAAGAAAAGGAACTGAACCAGCTAAAAACCCGCTTTGTATCAATGGCTTCGCACGAATTTAGAACGCCATTAAGTTCCATCCAGTTGTCAGCGTCGCTAATTGATAAATACACTTCCAAAAACGACGTGTCGAACGTGGAAAAGCACACTTCGAAAATCAAGAACTCTATTAATAACCTGACCACTATTTTAAACGATTTCTTATCGCTGGAGAAACTCGAGGCCGGTAAAGTAGAAGCATCGGCCCAGCGATTCAACATCGTTAGTTTCGCCGAAGAAATTGCCGAGGAAATGCAATTAATGACCAAGCAGAATCAACATATTATTTATGAGCATACGGGGGTTACGGCCGAGGTAAGTATCGATCCAAATTTGTTGAGAAACTGCATTATCAATCTCATTTCCAACGCAGTTAAATACTCGGGCGAAGATACGCTGATTCAGTTTAACACCTTTTTAACCAACGATAAGCTGGAGTTGGAAGTAAAAGACAATGGCATCGGCATTCCAGACAGCGATCAGAACAACTTGTTCGAACCGTTTTTTAGGGCGCACAATACTGGCGATATTCCCGGAACGGGCCTTGGCCTAAACATTGTGAAGCGATATGTCGGTTTAATGGGGGGCACCGTTTATTGTAAAAGCAGACTCAACAGCGGCACCGTTTTTACATTGAGTTTCGATTTAATGGCCGATAACAACTGA
- a CDS encoding efflux RND transporter periplasmic adaptor subunit has protein sequence MDRAIEEEISSKKKKKTYLLVFVIVMVIAASIWFIRFYFKPELTRADIMTAKVETGIIENTINATGEVLPEFEEVLTSPINASIKDVLMDAGNRVNKGQSILQLDKSVTEADFGKLQFQMESKENEIRKLKLDLEKSFFDIKSNNSIKQLRISNLKDGVSSAKRLLKAGGGTKEDVERAELDLKVADLEKLQLENEIKSKQQTMKIEIREAEIALAIQKNELDALKRKLDLADVIATRPGVITWVNKNIGSSVREGDALVRIADLSGFKVAGSMSDNLLDKIHKNMTAIIRIGDTQLRGSIVNISPAISNAIVSFDIQLNQKDSKVLRPNQKVDVFLVTDTRNNVLRVANGAAFNGANLQEIFVLKNGVAERRTVKTGLSNFDFIEILSGLKVGDEVITSDMGDYKNAKTVTISN, from the coding sequence ATGGATAGAGCTATTGAAGAAGAAATTTCATCAAAAAAGAAAAAGAAAACATATTTACTGGTTTTTGTAATCGTAATGGTAATTGCCGCAAGCATTTGGTTTATCCGCTTTTATTTTAAGCCTGAGTTAACCCGAGCTGATATTATGACCGCTAAAGTAGAAACGGGAATAATCGAAAACACGATTAACGCAACGGGCGAAGTGCTGCCTGAGTTTGAAGAGGTTTTAACCAGCCCGATCAATGCATCGATAAAAGATGTTTTAATGGATGCGGGAAACCGGGTTAACAAAGGACAATCGATATTACAACTGGATAAATCGGTAACGGAAGCCGATTTTGGGAAACTGCAGTTCCAAATGGAATCCAAAGAGAATGAAATCAGAAAGCTGAAACTCGATCTGGAAAAGAGCTTTTTTGATATCAAATCGAACAACAGCATCAAACAATTGCGCATCAGCAACTTAAAAGATGGGGTTTCTTCGGCAAAGCGGTTGCTTAAGGCTGGCGGCGGAACTAAAGAAGATGTTGAACGTGCCGAACTCGATTTGAAAGTGGCCGATTTGGAGAAACTACAACTCGAAAACGAAATCAAGAGCAAGCAACAAACGATGAAAATCGAGATCAGAGAAGCTGAAATTGCGCTCGCCATTCAAAAAAATGAGTTAGACGCATTGAAACGGAAGCTCGATCTGGCCGATGTAATTGCCACAAGGCCGGGCGTGATTACCTGGGTAAATAAAAACATTGGCTCGAGCGTGCGAGAGGGTGATGCGCTGGTTCGGATTGCTGATTTAAGCGGCTTTAAGGTGGCCGGAAGCATGTCTGACAATCTCCTCGATAAAATTCACAAAAACATGACCGCCATAATCCGCATTGGCGACACGCAACTGCGGGGCTCCATTGTAAACATTTCGCCTGCGATAAGCAATGCAATTGTTTCTTTCGATATTCAGTTAAACCAGAAAGACAGTAAAGTGTTGCGGCCGAACCAAAAGGTTGATGTTTTTTTGGTAACCGACACGCGAAACAATGTGTTGCGGGTGGCCAATGGTGCAGCATTTAACGGCGCTAACCTGCAGGAAATTTTCGTTTTAAAAAATGGGGTTGCCGAAAGGCGAACGGTGAAAACGGGCCTAAGCAACTTCGATTTTATTGAAATTTTGAGTGGATTGAAAGTTGGCGATGAAGTAATTACTTCGGACATGGGCGATTACAAAAATGCAAAAACGGTAACCATAAGCAACTAA
- a CDS encoding TolC family protein, with product MKELLFIAIMICCHLTTFAVDKTDTLKLTLPQVVEMAKANSIAAKQATTVKETKYWEWRTFKSNYQPQLELEGVLPGYTKTYTQVQQPNGTILFQPVHYDNSSLTLNFSQSIAATGGTIYGTTQLQRFADFDRKNVLYNGIPYGIGYTQPILQFNSLKWDKKIEPLKYNESKQTFIETQEKISITVTEYFFDLLLAQVNLDIAELNYANTKRILSIADTKFDLGKISKNEILQLQLEVLNSQKAVGTANRDVEIATLNLRSYTGIEGDDRIKLEMPEVVAQMSVATEKVLAEAFENRSDAIGFIRRLAEARRDVAKAKGENGLKATLRANLGFSNAALTAFDVYRNPKNQQSIELQLSIPVMDWGRSKSRTKTAQANEQFVTYAVEQDKQTFKQQIVTQVTLFNMMKEQIKLTDAAEKIAAEKYKIASERYVLGNLSITDLSIAFQENDAAKRDYVSSLRDFWGAYYQLRYLSLYDFEKNMKIIY from the coding sequence ATGAAGGAACTGCTATTTATTGCGATTATGATTTGTTGCCACTTAACAACCTTTGCCGTTGACAAAACAGACACCTTAAAACTGACCTTGCCGCAGGTGGTAGAAATGGCCAAAGCCAATTCTATTGCTGCTAAACAGGCCACAACAGTTAAAGAAACCAAATATTGGGAATGGCGCACCTTTAAGTCCAATTATCAGCCGCAACTTGAGCTGGAAGGCGTTTTGCCCGGTTATACCAAAACCTATACGCAAGTGCAACAGCCCAACGGAACTATTCTTTTTCAACCCGTTCATTACGATAACTCGTCGCTAACGCTGAATTTTAGCCAAAGCATTGCGGCAACAGGCGGTACTATTTACGGCACCACGCAGTTGCAGCGATTTGCCGATTTCGATAGGAAAAATGTGCTCTACAACGGCATCCCCTACGGCATTGGTTACACGCAACCCATTTTGCAGTTTAACAGCTTAAAGTGGGATAAAAAGATTGAACCGCTGAAATACAATGAGAGTAAGCAAACTTTTATTGAAACGCAGGAAAAAATATCGATTACCGTTACCGAATACTTTTTTGATTTGCTGCTGGCACAGGTTAACCTCGATATTGCCGAACTGAATTATGCCAACACCAAAAGGATTTTATCTATTGCCGATACAAAATTTGACTTGGGCAAGATTTCGAAAAATGAAATTCTTCAGTTGCAGCTCGAGGTGCTCAACTCGCAAAAGGCAGTGGGAACGGCCAACCGCGACGTAGAAATTGCCACGCTCAACCTGCGCAGTTACACTGGCATTGAGGGCGACGACCGGATTAAGCTCGAAATGCCAGAGGTTGTGGCGCAAATGTCGGTGGCCACCGAAAAAGTATTGGCCGAGGCTTTTGAAAACCGGTCTGATGCCATTGGCTTTATCCGCAGGTTGGCCGAGGCCCGAAGAGACGTGGCCAAAGCCAAGGGCGAAAATGGTTTAAAGGCTACTTTAAGGGCAAACCTCGGTTTCTCTAATGCGGCCTTAACTGCTTTTGATGTGTACCGCAACCCGAAAAACCAGCAGTCGATTGAGCTGCAATTGTCTATTCCGGTGATGGACTGGGGACGATCGAAATCGCGAACGAAAACCGCCCAGGCCAACGAGCAATTTGTCACCTACGCCGTTGAGCAAGATAAACAGACGTTTAAACAGCAAATTGTAACGCAGGTTACCCTTTTTAATATGATGAAAGAACAAATTAAACTAACCGATGCCGCCGAAAAAATTGCAGCAGAAAAGTATAAGATCGCCAGCGAAAGGTATGTTTTGGGCAACCTCAGTATTACCGATCTCAGCATCGCCTTTCAGGAGAACGATGCCGCCAAAAGAGATTACGTTTCTTCGCTTCGCGATTTTTGGGGCGCCTATTACCAGCTTCGGTATTTATCACTTTACGACTTTGAAAAAAATATGAAGATAATTTATTGA
- a CDS encoding ABC transporter ATP-binding protein: MISLQKIEKVYRTDTVETLAINSISLDIAKGEFLSIMGPSGCGKSTLLNIMGLLDEPSKGHIRIDNQDISRFSDQKLANFRNQKLGFIFQSYHLINDLQVLDNVELPLLYRNTSAKERKALATEALEKVGLSNRLKHFPTQLSGGQRQRVAIARAIVGKPQIILADEPTGNLDSAMGNEIMEILINLNKNEGTTIVMVTHDESMANKTHRLVRLFDGSQVQ, from the coding sequence ATGATAAGCTTACAAAAAATTGAAAAGGTATACCGAACCGATACCGTAGAAACGCTGGCGATAAACAGCATAAGCCTCGATATTGCAAAAGGAGAGTTTCTTTCTATCATGGGGCCGTCGGGTTGCGGCAAAAGCACTTTGCTTAACATTATGGGCTTGCTGGATGAGCCCTCAAAAGGACACATCCGCATCGACAACCAGGATATCAGCCGCTTTTCAGATCAAAAACTGGCCAATTTCAGAAACCAGAAGCTTGGCTTCATCTTTCAGAGTTACCACTTGATTAACGATTTACAGGTGCTCGATAATGTAGAGCTTCCGCTGTTGTACCGCAATACATCGGCCAAAGAAAGAAAAGCACTGGCTACCGAGGCGCTCGAAAAAGTGGGCCTGAGCAATCGGTTAAAGCACTTCCCAACACAGCTTTCGGGTGGCCAGCGCCAACGCGTTGCCATTGCAAGGGCAATTGTTGGCAAGCCGCAGATTATTCTGGCCGATGAACCCACCGGAAATTTGGATAGCGCTATGGGGAACGAGATTATGGAAATCCTCATCAACCTGAATAAAAACGAAGGCACTACCATTGTAATGGTAACCCACGATGAAAGCATGGCCAATAAAACACACCGTTTGGTACGTCTTTTTGATGGTTCTCAAGTTCAATAA
- a CDS encoding ABC transporter permease: MLKNYFKIAIAVLKRRKFFTFISLFGISFTLTILMVATALTDKMISPDYPDFKRDRSLYVERMEFKNSKEGWMNSSNVSRYFLQHYVAKLNHLQMVAITSTSKASNAYVNNKKLVINYQYTNADYWNVLEYKFLEGKPFAQKQIDNAEMVAVITRETKEAYFGDAPSVVGKYISADNINYRVIGVVENVSETVRNFSGDMYLPYSIAKEDGNSTNLMGGYNAVLLAKSEDDLPKLRNEFAQMVKRLPIPTDFDKLYCNADPFFTSITRRLGGDATNEAVGKVISMAAGFLLLFLLLPTINLVNINITRIMERSSEIGVRKAFGASSKTLVYQFIVENMILTFLGGFIGIVLSLLVIFLINETNFVSNMRLSINLTVLCYSLLACVFFGLLSGVYPAWRMSKLNVVKALKA; this comes from the coding sequence ATGCTAAAGAATTACTTTAAAATCGCCATAGCCGTATTAAAACGACGAAAGTTTTTCACTTTCATCAGCTTATTCGGCATCAGCTTTACGCTAACTATTTTAATGGTGGCTACAGCGCTTACTGATAAGATGATCAGCCCCGATTACCCCGACTTCAAAAGAGATCGCTCCTTATATGTGGAGCGAATGGAGTTTAAAAATTCCAAAGAAGGTTGGATGAATTCCAGTAATGTATCTCGCTACTTTTTACAACATTATGTAGCCAAACTCAACCACCTTCAAATGGTGGCCATTACATCGACCTCAAAAGCATCAAATGCGTATGTAAACAATAAAAAGCTCGTTATCAATTATCAATACACCAATGCCGATTACTGGAATGTGCTTGAATACAAATTTTTAGAGGGGAAACCATTTGCTCAAAAACAAATAGACAACGCCGAAATGGTAGCCGTAATTACCAGAGAAACCAAGGAAGCGTATTTCGGCGATGCCCCGTCGGTTGTGGGTAAGTACATTTCTGCAGATAATATCAACTACAGGGTAATTGGCGTGGTCGAAAACGTATCGGAAACCGTTCGAAATTTTAGCGGCGACATGTATTTGCCTTACAGTATTGCTAAAGAAGATGGGAACAGTACGAATTTAATGGGGGGGTATAACGCCGTTTTATTAGCTAAAAGTGAAGACGACCTCCCCAAATTGAGAAATGAGTTTGCCCAGATGGTAAAGCGTTTGCCGATTCCGACCGATTTTGATAAGCTGTATTGCAATGCCGATCCGTTTTTTACCAGCATCACGCGAAGACTTGGCGGCGACGCTACCAACGAAGCCGTAGGCAAGGTAATTTCGATGGCTGCCGGATTTTTACTGCTGTTTTTACTGTTGCCAACCATCAACCTCGTCAACATCAACATTACCCGAATTATGGAGCGTTCATCCGAAATCGGCGTTCGCAAAGCCTTCGGCGCCTCATCAAAAACCCTTGTTTACCAGTTTATAGTAGAAAACATGATCCTTACTTTTTTAGGCGGTTTCATAGGAATCGTACTTTCCCTGCTGGTCATTTTTCTGATTAACGAAACCAATTTTGTTTCAAACATGCGCTTATCAATCAACTTAACCGTTTTGTGTTACAGTTTGCTCGCCTGCGTATTTTTTGGGCTTCTATCGGGTGTTTACCCAGCCTGGAGAATGTCGAAACTAAATGTGGTTAAAGCCCTTAAAGCCTAA
- a CDS encoding ABC transporter permease, producing MFKHLFKLIWNKRKQNFLFLSEILISFLVIFAVFSYLTYYYQNYRKPLGFEYEKVWSITYGNRQLPKDLDSLNTFYDNLTKSLKAMPQIEQVTYSGSNYPYSDSFMSTGLTHKGKKFNNVSDFRVSDDYQKVWNISLLEGRWFTPEDAVSKDRGVIINETLKTEMFGTQNAAGKFISDYNGANKLKVLGVIADVKMNGDFVPGNNAMFSRLDTGYLRWTNTALLKVRETADATFESKLYKLMATATNSSVEIQHVDEMRDARNKQTIIPMTIFIIIASFLIINVALGLFGVLWYNINKRKGEIGLRRAIGASGNAVSYQLVMESIILATMSLIVGCFFAIQFPLLNIYNVPASVYVISILISIVFIYALVFACSLYPGKQAAGIHPAIALHEE from the coding sequence ATGTTTAAACACTTATTTAAATTGATATGGAATAAAAGGAAACAGAATTTCCTTTTCCTTTCCGAGATTCTGATCTCTTTCCTGGTTATATTTGCGGTTTTCTCGTACCTCACCTATTATTATCAGAATTACCGGAAACCCCTGGGTTTCGAATACGAAAAAGTGTGGTCGATAACCTATGGAAATCGCCAGCTACCGAAAGATCTTGATTCACTGAACACTTTTTACGATAACCTTACCAAATCGTTAAAAGCCATGCCGCAAATAGAACAGGTAACCTACTCGGGCAGCAATTATCCTTATTCAGATAGTTTTATGAGCACGGGCCTAACTCATAAAGGAAAAAAGTTTAATAATGTAAGCGATTTTAGGGTGAGCGATGATTACCAAAAAGTATGGAATATATCGCTATTAGAGGGCCGGTGGTTTACACCCGAAGATGCCGTGAGTAAAGACAGAGGCGTGATTATAAACGAAACCCTCAAAACCGAAATGTTTGGTACCCAAAACGCTGCCGGGAAGTTTATAAGCGACTATAACGGCGCCAACAAGCTTAAAGTGCTGGGTGTGATAGCAGACGTAAAAATGAATGGCGATTTTGTTCCCGGTAATAACGCGATGTTTAGCCGCTTAGATACCGGATATTTGCGGTGGACGAACACGGCCTTGCTTAAAGTACGCGAAACCGCCGATGCCACCTTCGAAAGCAAGCTTTACAAATTGATGGCAACGGCAACAAACAGTTCGGTTGAAATACAACATGTTGATGAAATGCGTGATGCGAGGAACAAGCAGACCATTATCCCGATGACGATTTTTATCATCATTGCTAGCTTTTTAATTATCAATGTGGCCCTGGGCCTCTTCGGCGTATTGTGGTACAACATTAATAAACGCAAGGGCGAAATTGGCTTAAGGCGGGCTATTGGGGCCAGTGGCAATGCTGTTTCGTACCAGTTGGTGATGGAATCGATAATTTTAGCCACCATGTCGTTAATTGTGGGTTGCTTTTTCGCTATTCAGTTTCCATTACTCAACATTTACAATGTTCCCGCAAGCGTTTATGTCATATCCATACTAATTTCCATTGTGTTTATCTACGCCCTGGTTTTCGCCTGCTCGTTATACCCCGGCAAACAAGCCGCGGGTATTCATCCCGCAATTGCTTTGCACGAAGAATAA
- a CDS encoding sigma-54-dependent transcriptional regulator, whose protein sequence is MILIVDDDIAVRTSLSLLLKDGGNAVVTADGPVQAFEVVKTQKPELVILDLNFSVDTSGTEGMSLLKKIRLFDANVPIILITGWASIELAVQGMKLGANDFINKPWNNDYVLQSVETLLQLNGKRPLSRGRKELDKKYNFRQIIGEDASLLSILETIGRVASTNASVLITGESGTGKELIAEAIHENSNRSAKPFVKVNLGGISTSLFESEMFGHVRGAFTDARFDRTGRFEMANKGTIFLDEIGDLEASSQVKLLRVLQDRTYEVLGSSRTKTVDTRVVCATNKNLAEMVASGLFREDLLYRINLITIHLPALRERASDIPLLVDFFIKNMKEIYGRPHLFVAPSAMRWLQQLPLPGNIRQLKNLVERTVLISSTNELQIDDFQSQLNMSPLKSNKVNLPGVGTITLDQMEAEMVKQAMNFHKNRITKAAASLGITRNALYRRLEKHQIPFNETED, encoded by the coding sequence ATGATATTAATCGTTGATGATGATATAGCGGTAAGAACATCGCTCTCCCTCCTCTTAAAAGATGGTGGAAACGCGGTGGTTACGGCCGATGGTCCCGTTCAGGCTTTTGAGGTTGTAAAAACCCAAAAGCCTGAACTGGTTATTTTGGATTTAAATTTCTCGGTTGATACATCAGGCACCGAAGGCATGAGCCTGCTCAAAAAAATCAGGTTGTTTGATGCCAATGTTCCCATTATTTTAATTACCGGATGGGCCAGTATCGAACTTGCCGTACAGGGGATGAAACTCGGCGCCAACGATTTTATAAACAAGCCCTGGAACAACGATTACGTACTTCAATCCGTAGAAACGCTGCTCCAGTTAAACGGAAAGCGGCCGCTGTCGCGAGGAAGAAAAGAACTCGATAAAAAATATAATTTCAGGCAGATTATTGGCGAAGATGCCAGTTTGTTAAGCATTTTGGAAACCATAGGTCGTGTGGCCTCTACAAACGCCTCCGTTTTAATTACCGGCGAAAGCGGAACCGGAAAAGAGCTTATTGCCGAAGCCATTCACGAAAACAGCAACCGGTCTGCCAAGCCTTTTGTAAAGGTTAACCTTGGCGGAATTTCCACTTCGTTGTTCGAAAGTGAAATGTTTGGCCACGTTCGCGGTGCTTTTACCGATGCCCGCTTTGATAGAACCGGCCGATTTGAAATGGCTAATAAAGGTACCATCTTTTTAGATGAAATTGGCGATCTGGAAGCTTCCAGCCAGGTAAAATTGTTACGGGTTTTGCAAGATCGAACTTACGAAGTGCTGGGCAGCAGCCGAACCAAAACCGTTGATACCCGCGTAGTTTGCGCCACCAACAAAAACCTTGCTGAAATGGTGGCATCGGGCCTTTTTAGAGAAGACCTGCTTTATCGGATCAACCTGATTACCATTCATTTGCCTGCACTTCGAGAACGTGCTTCTGACATCCCTTTGCTGGTCGATTTTTTTATCAAAAATATGAAAGAAATTTACGGCAGGCCCCACCTTTTTGTGGCCCCATCGGCAATGCGTTGGCTGCAACAGCTGCCCTTGCCCGGAAACATCCGTCAGTTGAAAAACCTGGTAGAACGAACCGTACTCATTAGCAGTACAAATGAATTGCAGATTGACGATTTTCAGTCGCAGTTAAATATGTCGCCGTTAAAGAGCAACAAAGTCAACCTGCCCGGCGTTGGCACCATCACTTTAGACCAAATGGAGGCCGAGATGGTTAAACAAGCCATGAATTTTCATAAAAACAGAATTACAAAAGCCGCTGCATCGTTGGGCATTACCCGAAATGCGCTTTACCGTCGCCTCGAAAAACATCAAATCCCTTTTAATGAAACTGAAGACTAA
- a CDS encoding sensor histidine kinase — MKLKTKYILFIVILHLICLVMSYYIFEKNKVIFMIAEVFIIISVVISISLYRQLISPLTYLKQGIAAIKDRDFNVKFLSTGKKEVDELVDVYNRMIDELRTERTKQEEQHFFLEKLVQTSPTGIIILDYDGQVKQINPKATEILNTNPNLLDTQIKDIKTGTSKMLRVDGLHTYKIQKSRFIDRGFERVFIMLEEVTAEIFAAEKNVYGKVIRMMAHEVNNTIGPVNSIINTALAQKNVWLTDDDQIENAMKIAVERNQNLNIFMRNFANLVKLPDVNIKKIDLASLIRSVAKLMHFAALEKQVTFKLDLPSEPYFIAADMEQMEQALINVIKNAIEAIDGDGKIILSIDTTNRALLIIDNGKGISNEHAAELFSPFFSTKKDGQGIGLTLVREILLNHGFEFSLKTWPPGVTTFQIKL; from the coding sequence ATGAAACTGAAGACTAAGTATATTCTTTTTATCGTTATTCTTCATCTCATTTGTCTGGTGATGAGCTATTACATCTTCGAAAAAAATAAAGTCATCTTTATGATCGCCGAGGTGTTCATCATTATTTCTGTGGTCATTTCAATAAGCCTGTATCGGCAGCTCATTAGCCCACTCACCTATTTAAAACAAGGCATTGCGGCCATTAAAGACAGAGATTTTAACGTTAAATTTTTATCAACCGGTAAAAAAGAGGTCGATGAACTGGTTGATGTTTATAACCGGATGATTGATGAATTGAGAACAGAGCGAACCAAGCAGGAGGAGCAGCATTTTTTCCTCGAGAAGCTTGTTCAAACTTCCCCTACGGGCATTATCATCCTCGATTACGACGGACAGGTAAAGCAGATAAACCCCAAGGCGACCGAAATTTTAAACACAAACCCGAACTTACTCGACACCCAGATTAAAGATATCAAAACAGGCACTTCAAAAATGCTCCGCGTTGATGGTTTGCACACCTATAAAATTCAAAAGTCGCGGTTTATCGACCGAGGTTTCGAGCGGGTGTTCATCATGCTTGAAGAAGTAACTGCCGAAATTTTTGCGGCAGAAAAAAACGTTTACGGCAAGGTAATCAGAATGATGGCCCACGAAGTAAACAACACCATCGGGCCGGTTAACTCCATTATAAACACGGCGTTGGCGCAAAAAAATGTATGGTTAACAGATGATGACCAAATTGAGAACGCCATGAAAATTGCAGTCGAGCGAAACCAGAACCTCAACATTTTTATGCGAAATTTTGCCAACCTCGTTAAGCTTCCCGATGTAAACATCAAAAAGATCGATTTGGCAAGTTTGATCAGGTCGGTAGCGAAGTTGATGCACTTTGCAGCCCTCGAAAAACAGGTTACGTTCAAACTCGATTTACCCAGCGAACCTTATTTTATTGCGGCCGACATGGAGCAAATGGAGCAGGCATTAATCAACGTTATAAAAAACGCTATAGAAGCCATTGACGGTGATGGAAAAATCATCTTAAGTATTGATACCACCAACCGGGCGTTATTAATAATTGATAACGGCAAGGGAATTTCGAATGAGCATGCCGCCGAATTGTTTAGTCCTTTTTTCAGCACCAAAAAAGATGGTCAGGGCATCGGCCTCACACTGGTTCGCGAAATCCTTTTAAACCACGGTTTTGAGTTTTCGCTTAAAACGTGGCCACCCGGCGTTACCACGTTTCAAATAAAGCTTTAG